One genomic segment of Centropristis striata isolate RG_2023a ecotype Rhode Island chromosome 13, C.striata_1.0, whole genome shotgun sequence includes these proteins:
- the znf750 gene encoding zinc finger protein 750 — protein METAQERKPKRPHYIPRPPGKPYKYQCFQCPFTCNEKSHLFNHMKYNLCKNSISLVSQKNVQTGRQVKAVAKGVPVKSKDCPSPPPAVPDKSPETEGTEESKAESIDDTEEVDVGCDSPVNKDSQSLTTSDTVTEGENRESTEGKSLPRPSAFSPVTPKSDGTEAFKSSSVQQSEDSQAPVPTFNHPGFPWGTIPSSIPLKPFPPPMVPEYPPYLLPDRPLYPPYYLPANHHANEPNSPPFRPEFIDPQRPVMPQPIAPPHTSLFPPYPYRYCHPLHPGPPLHYTLYRPHELSMPIAGPRYLPLDLYGSTLGPKDYDLYMHSHPSHNSLNTSTQEESNHGQSGDKETRLSPKEGCSALGSPDRPSHAHTIQRDTEASQYTNKGEPQSTTQLGHTATTIQAIKHDQRLEESAESLLQLRTLHVDGGSVESSSYSSMPVSEPCPETTPENEKDNREDLAPLNLSTRNQEAEKSPSAHRQRCSEKLKGEELPLNLSLRASYSSPAHSSALSTSENLQQSRDTELDEEPCDQRQNAALALCQLAIASSAASLCDFSTAERPTEKCTDNTNSTSHKKTKHTAKAKTTGMKRANSGQDETRCHKPNKRAKVPGRALRRRARCC, from the exons ATGGAAACTGCTCAGGAACGAAAGCCAAAAAGGCCCCACTACATTCCCCGACCGCCAGGCAAGCCTTACAAGTACCAGTGTTTCCAGTGTCCTTTCACCTGCAACGAAAAGTCCCATCTCTTCAACCACATGAAATATAACTTGTGCAAAAATTCCATCTCTTTGGTGTCCCAGAAAAATGTGCAAACAGGCCGACAAGTCAAGGCTGTAGCGAAGGGAGTCCCTGTCAAATCAAAGGACTGTCCAAGCCCTCCGCCAGCAGTTCCGGACAAAAGTCCTGAGACAGAGGGAACTGAGGAGAGCAAAGCAGAGAGCATAGATGACACAGAAGAAGTCGACGTTGGGTGTGACAGCCCAGTCAATAAGGACAGCCAGAGTTTGACAACATCAGATACagtgacagagggagagaacaGGGAGAGCACTGAGGGCAAGTCTCTGCCGCGCCCATCTGCCTTCTCCCCTGTCACACCCAAAAGTGACGGAACAGAAGCCTTCAAGTCATCAAGTGTGCAGCAGTCGGAGGATTCACAGGCTCCTGTTCCCACTTTCAACCATCCAGGCTTCCCATGGGGCACGATTCCATCATCCATTCCCTTAAAACCATTCCCCCCTCCCATGGTTCCTGAATACCCCCCTTACCTGCTGCCTGACCGACCCCTGTATCCACCATACTACCTTCCAGCAAACCACCATGCAAATGAGCCAAACTCTCCTCCTTTCCGGCCAGAGTTTATAGATCCCCAGAGGCCTGTGATGCCACAACCCATTGCCCCACCTCACACATCCCTCTTTCCCCCATACCCATACAGATACTGCCACCCTCTCCACCCGGGACCCCCTCTGCATTACACCCTGTACAGACCCCATGAGCTCTCAATGCCAATTGCAGGACCCAGATATCTTCCTTTGGATTTGTATGGCTCAACCCTTGGACCTAAGGACTATGACTTATACATGCATTCACATCCAAGTCACAACAGCCTTAACACCTCCACACAAGAGGAGAGCAACCATGGGCAAAGTGGAGACAAGGAAACCAGGCTGAGTCCTAAAGAGGGCTGTTCAGCCTTGGGGTCCCCTGACAGACCAAGTCATGCACACACCAtccagagagacacagaggccTCACAGTACACCAACAAGGGTGAGCCACAGTCAACCACCCAGCTCGGACACACAGCTACAACCATACAAGCCATCAAACATGACCAAAGACTTGAGGAGTCTGCAGAAAGCTTGCTGCAGTTGAGAACTCTGCACGTGGATGGAGG ATCAGTTGAGAGCAGCAGTTATTCCTCAATGCCTGTGTCTGAACCATGTCCTGAAACTACCCCAGAAAATGAGAAGGACAACAGAGAAGATCTGGCCCCCCTAAACCTTTCAACAAGGAACCAGGAGGCAGAAAAAAGCCCATCTGCCCACAGACAGAGGTGCTCAGAGAAATTAAAGGGGGAAGAGTTGCCCCTGAACCTCAGCCTTCGAGCTTCTTATAGCAGCCCCGCTCACAGCTCTGCACTGAGCACTTCCGAAAATCTCCAGCAGAGTCGAGACACTGAGCTGGATGAAGAACCGTGTGACCAGAGGCAGAATGCAGCGCTGGCACTGTGTCAGCTAGCTATTGCAAGCTCTGCTGCCTCTTTGTGTGACTTCAGCACCGCAGAAAGACCCACGGAGAAATGCACAGACAATACAAATTCTACGTCTCATAAGAAGACCAAGCACACAGCCAAGGCAAAGACAACTGGCATGAAAAGAGCAAACAGTGGCCAGGATGAAACCAGGTGCCATAAACCGAACAAGAGAGCTAAAGTACCAGGGCGGGCTCTGAGGAGGAGGGCTCGTTGCTGCTGA